From a region of the Methanobacterium sp. genome:
- a CDS encoding cyclophilin-like fold protein gives MEIEIEVVGKGKALGKLDRRNPETAGKIYESLPFKGNVNIYFEEVYFVIPLNLEYENPSGKSICGDISYWPPGNAFCIFYGDSQPASDVNHIGKITENLDVIKEARDGDKIIIRKK, from the coding sequence ATGGAAATAGAGATAGAAGTGGTGGGAAAAGGTAAAGCTCTTGGGAAATTAGACAGAAGAAACCCTGAAACTGCAGGAAAAATTTATGAAAGTTTACCTTTCAAGGGAAATGTAAATATATACTTTGAGGAAGTATATTTTGTTATACCTCTAAATTTAGAATATGAAAATCCTTCTGGAAAATCTATATGTGGTGATATATCTTACTGGCCGCCTGGAAATGCCTTCTGTATTTTTTATGGCGATTCGCAACCGGCATCAGACGTAAATCACATTGGTAAAATAACTGAAAACTTAGACGTCATAAAAGAAGCTCGAGATGGAGATAAAATAATAATCAGAAAAAAGTAA
- a CDS encoding RNA-binding protein, which translates to MIHNISYRVFVYGTENEEKVREAIRTLFPKSHPQKETVEGYFKNPVLILHDKIERKRETKEFIKLLQKLDSSTKKRVINELNSKMDEKGNLFLRFDKQRAYLGDLKIVEHGDAVHVKIKIAAYPAKKEKAMELAREIFGE; encoded by the coding sequence ATGATCCATAACATTTCATACCGTGTGTTTGTTTATGGAACAGAAAACGAGGAAAAGGTTAGGGAGGCAATCAGGACTCTCTTTCCAAAATCTCATCCTCAAAAAGAAACTGTTGAAGGTTATTTTAAAAACCCTGTTTTAATACTGCACGATAAAATAGAAAGAAAACGTGAAACTAAAGAATTTATAAAACTATTGCAGAAACTGGATTCCTCCACTAAAAAAAGAGTTATAAATGAATTGAACAGTAAAATGGATGAGAAAGGAAATTTATTTCTTAGATTTGACAAGCAAAGAGCATATCTTGGAGATTTAAAGATTGTTGAACATGGCGATGCTGTACATGTTAAGATAAAAATAGCAGCCTATCCTGCTAAAAAAGAAAAAGCCATGGAACTTGCAAGGGAAATTTTCGGTGAATAA
- the cbiQ gene encoding cobalt ECF transporter T component CbiQ — MFENTLDSYAHSNSLKNVNTYFKVLFAILTMMVSLIATSPVIPLFITFSMSFLIIFKAKIPWNFYLKFLSIPFFFGFLTFIFMSIFFGIGAPLLEVGIFNLAVTEDGFNLGLLIFSRIMGGFTCLAFLTLTTPMNEMFFMFEGLKVPKIVIEIAMLMYRYIFLFLEEAGNMYNSQKTRMGYNNIKNTYKALGMLSSNLFIRTWLKGEQAYIAMESRCYDGSINSFKTHENMGVKNIILLLLFESLLLLGTYLTWGLKII; from the coding sequence ATGTTTGAAAACACATTAGATAGCTATGCTCATTCCAACAGCCTTAAAAATGTGAATACATATTTTAAGGTTTTATTTGCAATTTTAACAATGATGGTGAGCTTAATAGCCACATCACCGGTTATTCCTCTATTTATAACTTTTTCAATGTCATTTTTGATTATTTTTAAAGCTAAAATTCCATGGAACTTTTATCTAAAATTTCTAAGCATTCCCTTCTTCTTTGGATTTTTAACATTCATCTTTATGTCAATCTTCTTTGGAATTGGTGCACCGCTTTTAGAAGTTGGAATATTCAATCTTGCAGTAACTGAAGACGGTTTTAACCTTGGATTACTAATTTTTAGTAGAATTATGGGGGGATTTACCTGTCTTGCATTTTTAACACTTACAACACCGATGAATGAAATGTTCTTCATGTTTGAAGGTTTGAAGGTACCCAAAATAGTAATTGAAATTGCGATGCTCATGTACCGCTACATATTTCTATTTTTAGAAGAGGCAGGAAATATGTACAACTCACAGAAAACACGAATGGGCTACAATAACATAAAAAACACTTATAAAGCACTGGGGATGTTATCAAGCAATCTTTTTATTAGAACCTGGCTAAAAGGAGAGCAGGCATATATTGCAATGGAGTCAAGGTGTTATGATGGTTCTATTAACTCATTTAAAACTCATGAGAACATGGGCGTTAAAAATATAATATTACTGCTATTATTTGAATCACTCCTTTTGTTAGGCACTTATTTAACATGGGGCTTAAAAATTATATGA
- the ribC gene encoding riboflavin synthase — protein sequence MKVGICDTTFARVDMGAHAIDEIKQHVGNIKFIRRTVPGIKDLPVASKKLIEEEGCEIVMALGMPGGEEKDKVCAHEASTGLIQAQLMTNTHILEVFVHEDEGKDAKDLKWLAENRARDHARNLVKMMFKPDAMLKEAGKGMREGREDVGPV from the coding sequence ATGAAAGTAGGAATCTGTGATACTACCTTTGCCAGAGTGGATATGGGCGCGCATGCAATAGATGAAATTAAGCAGCATGTTGGAAATATTAAATTTATAAGACGTACTGTTCCCGGAATAAAGGATCTTCCAGTAGCATCTAAAAAATTAATAGAAGAAGAAGGGTGTGAAATTGTAATGGCTCTTGGAATGCCTGGAGGCGAAGAAAAAGACAAAGTTTGCGCCCATGAAGCTTCGACAGGCCTTATTCAAGCTCAACTTATGACAAACACCCATATTCTTGAGGTTTTTGTCCATGAAGATGAGGGAAAGGATGCAAAAGATCTGAAGTGGTTAGCAGAAAACAGGGCACGTGATCACGCCAGAAATCTGGTTAAGATGATGTTCAAACCTGATGCCATGCTTAAAGAAGCAGGAAAAGGTATGAGAGAAGGGCGAGAAGATGTAGGGCCTGTATAA
- a CDS encoding Rpp14/Pop5 family protein, producing MNKLKILPPTLRNKKRYISFEAISEIPLNRDDVISLVWVTSLNIHGECKTSKFDLWIMKVWKIESTDNNVIKGIIQCSRNEVNSVRAALSLISKFRGKSVVFHTLGISGTIKSAIKNFIKIENQHK from the coding sequence ATGAATAAGCTCAAAATATTACCTCCTACGCTTAGAAACAAGAAGAGATACATATCATTTGAAGCAATTTCAGAAATTCCTTTAAATAGGGACGATGTGATATCTCTGGTATGGGTAACATCACTAAACATTCACGGAGAATGTAAAACAAGTAAATTTGATTTATGGATTATGAAAGTCTGGAAAATAGAGTCAACAGATAATAATGTGATTAAAGGGATTATTCAGTGCAGCAGAAATGAAGTTAACTCGGTAAGAGCTGCCCTATCACTTATATCAAAATTTAGGGGAAAATCTGTGGTATTTCATACACTTGGTATTTCAGGAACAATTAAATCAGCGATAAAAAACTTTATTAAAATAGAAAACCAACATAAATAA
- a CDS encoding energy-coupling factor ABC transporter substrate-binding protein: protein MVDKKPVILLCLVALIAISPLVIYSGLGEDEGYFGGADGAASEIIEETGYKPWFSSIWEPPSGEIASLLFSLQAAIGGIIIGYVLGYYNGQAKEKKKMDETERNVSNAK from the coding sequence ATGGTGGATAAAAAACCAGTTATTTTACTTTGCCTGGTTGCATTAATTGCAATTTCCCCCCTTGTCATCTATAGTGGTCTTGGAGAAGATGAAGGTTACTTTGGTGGTGCAGATGGCGCAGCCAGTGAAATTATAGAGGAAACCGGCTATAAACCATGGTTCAGTTCTATCTGGGAACCACCAAGTGGGGAGATAGCAAGTCTCCTGTTTTCATTGCAGGCAGCTATTGGCGGGATTATAATAGGCTACGTCCTTGGATATTATAATGGCCAGGCAAAAGAGAAGAAAAAGATGGATGAAACAGAAAGAAATGTGTCCAACGCTAAATAA
- a CDS encoding ATP-binding cassette domain-containing protein, whose translation MNIIETKDITYHYPDGTEALKKVNFKAADGKIIALLGPNGAGKSTLFLHFNGILRPTSGSIIVNGEEIKYDKNNLMKVRQNVGIVFQNPDDQLFAPTVVEDVAFGPMNMGLSKDEVERRVDESLKRVGMEKFKNKAPHHLSGGQKKRVAIAGILAMNPRIMVLDEPTSGLDPKGASQILRILYELNKEGMTIIISTHDVDLVPLYAYHVYIISNGTIIKKGSPQEVFGDVKTIRDANLRLPRIAHLMEILQKEDEMPFEKPYPLTIGEARRKLKDHFKDKLSCK comes from the coding sequence ATGAATATAATAGAAACAAAAGACATTACTTATCATTATCCTGACGGCACTGAAGCCTTGAAAAAAGTTAATTTTAAAGCAGCTGATGGAAAAATCATTGCACTTTTAGGTCCAAATGGTGCAGGTAAATCCACACTTTTTTTACATTTTAATGGCATTTTAAGACCCACTTCTGGAAGCATCATTGTAAATGGCGAGGAAATTAAATACGATAAAAATAACCTTATGAAAGTGAGGCAGAATGTGGGAATAGTGTTTCAAAATCCTGACGATCAGCTTTTTGCACCCACAGTAGTTGAAGATGTGGCCTTTGGGCCTATGAACATGGGTTTATCTAAAGATGAAGTTGAAAGGAGAGTTGACGAATCTCTTAAGCGTGTTGGGATGGAAAAATTTAAAAATAAAGCACCTCACCATTTAAGCGGGGGTCAAAAGAAGAGAGTGGCCATTGCGGGTATACTGGCCATGAATCCCAGGATCATGGTGCTCGACGAGCCTACTTCAGGTCTTGATCCAAAGGGTGCATCACAGATCCTTAGAATACTCTACGAATTAAATAAAGAAGGGATGACCATTATTATATCAACTCATGACGTAGATCTGGTGCCTCTTTATGCTTATCATGTTTATATAATTAGTAATGGAACGATTATAAAAAAAGGAAGCCCTCAGGAAGTATTTGGGGATGTTAAAACAATAAGGGATGCTAACTTAAGACTTCCAAGGATTGCTCATCTTATGGAGATACTGCAAAAAGAGGATGAAATGCCCTTTGAAAAACCATATCCTTTAACCATAGGAGAAGCAAGAAGGAAATTAAAGGATCATTTTAAAGATAAACTTAGCTGCAAGTAG
- a CDS encoding histidine kinase N-terminal 7TM domain-containing protein, whose product MSLQYSSYGAVLMLNIFIILILAIYSYNKRSSSLHTCFILLMASVFFWCFGSAMEFFSVEMEAKVFWIKISYIGVTTAAPLWLVFVLKYVKYDKYLKKSYLGLLFLIPLMVLTMALTNEWHWLLWPSITPASSVPGSFLIYEHGPVFWINILYSFAVVLTGIFILIKMLVNYSQKYRAQIYVILLSGLIPLIFSSLYTANIIKIPGLDITPFAFSISGILLVIGIFRLYFLDILPLAYNLLFKNMVNGFMIFDAKNKLIEVNSAAGLIGITDRDIGKHSGEVFSKFSKLEEAYESLQHESEIYLGDPLNRWIQVQITPIYDNNLFQGKLIIIQDINKRKNVEKELKKSLEEKDLMMKEIHHRVKNNLMIIQSLLKLQSKYIKDENALNIFRESQNRAKSMALIHQRLYQSGDLKKINFGNYTQDIVFNLFKSYTTNSNQIKLNVDVDNALLDVDTAIPLGLILNELVSNSLKHGFSEGRKGHLTVEFHLKDHEYRLIVSDDGTGIPEGLNYENADSLGLKLVYSLSDQIGAEVNLDTSRGTRFEIRFKDHY is encoded by the coding sequence ATGAGTCTTCAGTATTCATCCTACGGTGCAGTATTAATGTTAAATATTTTTATAATACTTATTTTAGCTATTTACAGTTATAATAAGCGTTCATCCAGTTTACACACCTGTTTCATACTCTTAATGGCTTCTGTATTTTTCTGGTGCTTTGGATCTGCAATGGAATTTTTCAGTGTGGAAATGGAGGCAAAAGTTTTCTGGATAAAAATTAGCTATATTGGAGTTACTACTGCCGCTCCTCTCTGGCTTGTTTTCGTATTAAAATATGTTAAATACGATAAATATCTCAAAAAATCCTATTTGGGGCTGCTTTTTTTGATACCATTAATGGTTTTAACTATGGCACTTACAAACGAGTGGCACTGGCTTTTATGGCCAAGCATTACCCCAGCTTCAAGTGTACCTGGATCATTTCTGATTTACGAGCATGGTCCTGTTTTCTGGATAAATATATTGTACAGTTTCGCAGTTGTATTAACAGGGATTTTTATTTTAATTAAAATGCTTGTAAACTATTCCCAAAAATACCGGGCACAGATTTACGTTATTTTATTAAGCGGTTTAATACCTCTGATTTTTAGTTCTCTTTATACTGCTAATATTATTAAAATTCCAGGACTGGATATTACTCCATTTGCCTTTTCCATATCTGGAATACTGCTTGTTATAGGTATTTTCAGGCTCTATTTTCTTGATATTCTTCCATTAGCATATAATCTACTCTTTAAAAATATGGTTAACGGCTTTATGATTTTTGATGCTAAAAATAAATTGATTGAAGTAAATTCAGCTGCAGGTTTAATTGGGATAACAGATCGGGATATTGGTAAACATTCAGGGGAGGTTTTTAGCAAGTTTTCCAAGCTTGAAGAGGCTTATGAATCACTGCAACATGAATCAGAAATCTATTTAGGTGATCCCTTAAACCGCTGGATTCAGGTTCAGATCACGCCAATATATGATAATAATTTATTTCAGGGGAAACTAATCATAATTCAAGACATAAATAAGCGTAAAAATGTGGAAAAAGAATTAAAAAAGTCCTTAGAGGAAAAAGACCTTATGATGAAGGAGATACATCACAGGGTTAAAAATAATTTAATGATCATACAAAGTCTCCTCAAGCTTCAGTCAAAATATATAAAGGATGAAAATGCTTTAAATATTTTTAGAGAAAGTCAAAACCGTGCAAAATCCATGGCACTTATCCATCAACGTTTATATCAGTCAGGCGATCTGAAAAAAATTAATTTTGGAAATTATACTCAAGACATAGTTTTTAACCTCTTTAAAAGTTATACCACTAATTCCAATCAAATAAAGCTCAATGTTGATGTGGATAATGCACTTTTAGATGTAGATACAGCCATTCCTTTAGGATTAATCCTTAATGAGCTTGTCTCCAACAGTCTGAAGCACGGGTTTTCAGAAGGTAGAAAAGGACATCTAACAGTTGAATTCCACTTAAAAGACCATGAATACAGGTTAATAGTAAGTGATGATGGAACAGGAATTCCAGAAGGATTGAACTATGAAAATGCAGATTCTCTGGGTTTAAAGTTAGTATACAGCTTATCTGATCAAATCGGGGCTGAAGTTAATCTGGATACATCCAGAGGAACCAGGTTTGAGATAAGATTCAAAGATCATTATTGA
- the pyrF gene encoding orotidine-5'-phosphate decarboxylase, whose protein sequence is MEVKNNIILALDVLNMEEALSIVDNVHKYINTIKIGYPLVLSQGPESIMVIEENFDSKIIADFKVADIPETNKKIADLTFEAGADALIVHGFAGEDSVKACMESAEIYGKELFLLTEMSHPGASMFIQQHSEEIAEMGVKMGITNYVGPSTRLDRLQKIRSIIGNESFLISPGVGTQGGDPKETLKFADALIVGRSIYLSEDPEEAVKGIINGIRS, encoded by the coding sequence ATGGAAGTGAAAAATAACATTATTCTGGCACTGGACGTTTTAAACATGGAAGAAGCACTGAGCATCGTTGATAATGTTCATAAATACATAAATACAATTAAAATTGGATATCCTCTTGTTTTAAGCCAGGGACCAGAGTCAATAATGGTTATTGAAGAAAATTTTGACTCTAAAATAATAGCAGATTTTAAAGTTGCAGATATTCCAGAAACTAATAAAAAAATAGCAGATCTCACATTTGAAGCAGGGGCAGATGCTTTAATTGTTCACGGGTTTGCAGGTGAAGACAGTGTCAAAGCATGCATGGAATCAGCTGAAATCTATGGCAAGGAACTATTTCTTTTAACTGAAATGTCTCATCCTGGAGCTTCAATGTTTATCCAGCAGCATAGCGAAGAAATTGCTGAAATGGGAGTTAAAATGGGTATAACTAATTATGTTGGTCCTTCAACCAGATTAGATCGGCTCCAAAAGATTAGAAGCATTATAGGAAATGAATCCTTCCTCATTTCTCCAGGAGTAGGTACTCAAGGAGGAGATCCAAAAGAAACCCTTAAATTTGCAGATGCATTAATTGTTGGAAGGTCTATTTACCTATCAGAAGATCCTGAAGAAGCTGTTAAAGGTATCATTAATGGAATAAGATCTTAA
- the cbiM gene encoding cobalt ECF transporter S component CbiM — protein sequence MHIMEGFLPLEWCLFWYMVALPVVAYGIIQIKKITDKNPELKPLLAVSGAFIFVLSSLKLPSVTGSCSHPTGTGLGAVLFGPAVTCVLGTIVLLFQSLLLAHGGITTLGANIFSMGIVGPFAAWIIYKGAAKAGVSTSIGVFLAVFIGGLLTYVVTAVQLSLAFPIPTFGESIVTFMTVFAYTQVPLAIAEGLLTVVIFDYLMKLRPDILENLKVIGLKTKAVV from the coding sequence ATGCATATTATGGAAGGATTTTTACCTCTTGAATGGTGCTTATTCTGGTACATGGTAGCATTACCAGTAGTTGCATATGGCATAATTCAAATTAAAAAGATTACAGACAAAAACCCTGAACTAAAACCATTACTGGCAGTATCAGGTGCATTTATATTCGTTTTATCATCTTTAAAGCTTCCCTCAGTTACAGGGAGTTGTTCTCACCCTACAGGTACTGGTCTGGGTGCTGTACTATTTGGACCGGCAGTAACATGTGTTTTAGGTACAATTGTTCTGCTTTTCCAGTCTTTACTCCTTGCACATGGGGGGATAACTACATTAGGTGCTAATATTTTCTCTATGGGTATTGTAGGACCTTTTGCAGCATGGATAATTTATAAAGGAGCTGCAAAAGCAGGAGTATCTACATCAATTGGAGTATTTTTGGCAGTGTTTATCGGCGGCCTCCTGACATATGTTGTTACTGCAGTACAGCTATCTCTGGCATTTCCAATACCTACATTTGGAGAATCAATCGTAACATTCATGACAGTATTTGCTTACACCCAGGTACCACTTGCAATAGCAGAAGGCCTGCTAACAGTTGTAATATTCGATTATCTGATGAAATTAAGGCCTGATATTTTAGAGAATTTAAAAGTAATAGGGCTAAAAACAAAGGCGGTGGTTTAA
- a CDS encoding ribosome assembly factor SBDS gives MVTLEDSVIARLEYHGEHFEILVDPDLASDFKRGKEIEVDKILAVEEIFKDARKGDKASEEAMMKAFGSTDPLEAAAIIIKKGQVQLTAKQRRDMQEEKRKKIIAKITREAINPQTKLPHPARRIEIAMEEVKVKIDPFKSVDEQVNAVLKAIRVKIPIRFEKVDMAIKIPGDYTGKVYSVISEFGKTKREEWQADGSWIAVVEVPGGLQGSFDRKLNELTGGQAETKIL, from the coding sequence ATGGTTACTCTTGAAGATTCAGTTATAGCACGTTTGGAATATCATGGAGAACACTTTGAAATTCTTGTAGATCCAGACCTTGCTTCCGATTTTAAAAGAGGTAAAGAAATAGAAGTGGATAAAATATTAGCTGTTGAGGAAATATTTAAGGATGCAAGAAAGGGGGATAAAGCATCTGAAGAAGCTATGATGAAAGCTTTTGGGAGTACAGACCCTCTTGAAGCTGCAGCCATAATTATTAAAAAAGGTCAGGTTCAGTTAACTGCCAAACAGCGAAGAGATATGCAGGAAGAGAAAAGAAAAAAGATCATTGCAAAAATAACAAGAGAAGCCATAAATCCACAGACAAAACTCCCTCACCCAGCAAGAAGAATAGAAATAGCCATGGAAGAGGTTAAAGTTAAAATTGATCCATTTAAAAGTGTTGATGAACAGGTAAATGCTGTTCTTAAAGCCATTCGTGTTAAAATACCCATAAGATTTGAAAAGGTGGATATGGCAATTAAGATACCTGGAGATTACACTGGAAAGGTATACTCAGTAATCTCAGAATTTGGAAAAACAAAAAGGGAAGAATGGCAAGCAGACGGATCATGGATAGCTGTGGTTGAAGTACCTGGAGGCCTGCAGGGAAGCTTTGATAGGAAATTAAACGAGCTAACCGGTGGTCAGGCGGAAACAAAGATATTATAA
- a CDS encoding 50S ribosomal protein L15e: MYKYIRDAWKNPDDSFVKELMQERAPVWRRESVICRIERPTRIDRARSLGYKAKKGYVVVRTRVRRGGRRKTRFTAGRKPKRMGVNKITPVKSLKRIAEERVARKYPNLEILNSYWVWEDGKFKFFEVILVDPNNPSIKNDKNINWICENQHKGRAFRGLTSEGKKTRGLRGKGIGAEKAR; the protein is encoded by the coding sequence TTGTATAAATATATAAGAGACGCATGGAAAAATCCTGACGATTCCTTCGTCAAGGAACTCATGCAGGAAAGAGCTCCTGTTTGGAGAAGGGAAAGTGTTATTTGCAGGATAGAAAGACCTACACGAATTGACAGGGCAAGATCCCTGGGATATAAAGCTAAGAAAGGATACGTTGTTGTAAGAACAAGAGTTAGACGTGGTGGAAGACGTAAAACACGATTTACAGCCGGGAGAAAACCCAAAAGAATGGGTGTAAACAAGATAACTCCTGTAAAATCCCTTAAAAGAATTGCTGAAGAAAGAGTAGCACGAAAGTACCCTAACTTAGAAATTTTAAACTCATACTGGGTATGGGAAGACGGTAAATTCAAGTTCTTTGAAGTTATACTGGTTGATCCAAATAACCCTTCAATTAAAAACGATAAGAACATTAACTGGATCTGTGAAAATCAGCATAAAGGAAGAGCATTCCGTGGTTTAACCAGTGAAGGTAAAAAGACCCGTGGACTTCGAGGAAAAGGAATAGGTGCTGAAAAGGCAAGATAA
- the psmA gene encoding archaeal proteasome endopeptidase complex subunit alpha: MQPMPGAGYDRAITVFSPDGRLFQVEYAREAVKRGTTSLGVKSREGIVLVVDKRPTSKLVEPQSIEKIFQIDEHIGAATSGLVADARALIDRARIESQINRITYNEPIRVDSLAKKICDMKQMYTQHGGVRPFGSALIIGGVYDSGCRLFETDPSGALIEYKATAIGAGRQIAMEEFEKKYREDMSLNEAIDLALDAVYEATEGKTSAESVEIAVIELETRMFKKLTQDEIDEYVEELLLRKPKEEAEEE, encoded by the coding sequence ATGCAACCAATGCCAGGAGCAGGATATGATAGGGCTATAACTGTATTTAGCCCAGATGGAAGACTTTTTCAGGTTGAATATGCAAGAGAAGCTGTTAAAAGAGGTACAACTTCATTAGGGGTTAAATCTCGTGAAGGTATTGTTCTTGTTGTGGATAAAAGACCAACAAGCAAGCTTGTTGAACCCCAATCAATTGAAAAAATATTCCAGATAGATGAACATATTGGTGCAGCCACCTCTGGACTTGTAGCTGATGCAAGGGCTCTGATCGACAGAGCAAGAATAGAATCCCAGATAAATAGAATTACCTACAATGAACCAATAAGAGTGGATAGTTTAGCCAAAAAAATATGTGACATGAAACAGATGTATACTCAGCACGGTGGTGTAAGGCCTTTTGGTTCAGCTTTGATCATTGGAGGAGTATATGATAGTGGGTGCAGGCTGTTTGAAACTGACCCCAGCGGTGCTTTAATTGAATACAAGGCAACAGCAATAGGTGCAGGAAGACAGATTGCAATGGAAGAATTTGAAAAAAAATACAGAGAAGATATGTCACTAAATGAAGCCATTGACCTGGCCTTAGATGCTGTTTATGAAGCTACAGAAGGTAAGACCAGTGCTGAAAGTGTTGAAATCGCAGTGATAGAACTTGAAACCAGAATGTTCAAAAAATTAACCCAGGATGAAATTGATGAATATGTAGAGGAACTTCTTTTACGAAAACCTAAGGAGGAAGCAGAAGAGGAGTAA
- a CDS encoding RNase P subunit p30 family protein, with protein MFFDFHVHGDSSLALEARRLGYNGVAIIQSSKNYSHKKSAEIKKFDGDFKIWSGVEIYAGNPEDLKKKVQKFKDKEDVLIVNGGNLKINRAACEDPRVDILAHPYKNRRDSGINHVHAKKASENEVAIELSIAPLIKTRLSLRARLLSQFGQIIKMHRKFGFPIIISSNAYSIYDLRTPRDIIALARCFGMIVEEAEDSLSKNPVNIIERNKINTVVKGVNIIEKERL; from the coding sequence ATGTTTTTTGACTTCCATGTTCATGGAGACTCCAGCTTAGCCTTAGAAGCACGCAGGCTTGGATACAACGGCGTTGCAATTATCCAGTCTTCTAAAAACTATAGTCATAAAAAATCTGCTGAAATTAAAAAATTTGATGGTGATTTTAAAATCTGGAGTGGTGTTGAAATTTATGCTGGAAATCCAGAAGATTTAAAAAAGAAAGTCCAGAAATTTAAAGATAAAGAAGACGTTTTAATAGTTAATGGCGGAAATTTAAAGATAAATAGAGCAGCATGTGAAGATCCAAGGGTGGATATACTGGCACATCCCTATAAAAACCGTAGAGACAGTGGAATAAATCATGTCCATGCCAAAAAAGCTTCAGAAAACGAAGTTGCAATTGAATTAAGTATAGCTCCACTGATTAAAACCAGACTTTCATTAAGGGCCAGGTTACTAAGTCAATTTGGACAGATCATTAAAATGCATCGTAAATTTGGGTTTCCAATCATAATATCCAGCAATGCATACTCAATATACGATCTTCGGACCCCCAGAGACATAATTGCACTTGCACGCTGTTTTGGAATGATAGTTGAAGAAGCTGAAGACTCTCTATCAAAAAACCCGGTTAATATTATAGAAAGAAACAAAATAAATACAGTGGTAAAAGGGGTAAATATTATTGAAAAGGAGAGATTATGA
- a CDS encoding carboxymuconolactone decarboxylase family protein, translating to MKEDVFYGKGMVHVKKDYPDIYKAVVELNEAAYTGKVLDYRTQKLIALGITAGASDDRAMEKQMQSAINEFGITKDEIVDVLRVVLLTSGNPPFIKAMRILYKLTS from the coding sequence ATGAAAGAGGATGTATTCTATGGTAAAGGAATGGTACACGTTAAAAAAGACTATCCAGACATTTATAAAGCAGTTGTAGAATTAAATGAGGCAGCATATACTGGAAAAGTCTTAGACTACAGAACACAGAAACTAATTGCTCTTGGAATCACTGCAGGAGCCTCAGATGATCGTGCCATGGAAAAGCAAATGCAAAGTGCTATAAACGAATTTGGGATAACAAAGGATGAAATAGTGGATGTTTTAAGAGTGGTTCTTTTAACATCTGGAAATCCGCCATTTATAAAAGCAATGAGAATTCTTTATAAGTTAACCAGTTAA